In Eschrichtius robustus isolate mEscRob2 chromosome 2, mEscRob2.pri, whole genome shotgun sequence, a single window of DNA contains:
- the HAUS8 gene encoding HAUS augmin-like complex subunit 8, whose protein sequence is MADTSGRGAGKPSAGGPSTPSGAKMRGRRIQGGRVVESRYLQYEKKTTKKAPAADALKASGKMPEGGRKPNPLQKSKDSSGIGKGDLQSTLLEGHGTAPPDLDLSAINDKSVVRKTPQLEKTISKKAESSSFSASRKKSPDLSEAMEMMESQTLLLTLLTLKMESGLAAFEEKAEKNLLIMCKEKEKLQEKAHELKRQFLLCQRKRELADVLDAQIEMLSPCEAIAGCFKERYKTFATALDTTRHELPVRSVHLDGDGQCFLDKLQGELMTTCHLLGELGISSSEENETALDLLRELKEMTQEKDLELQRSFTHVMELSAEASKEAALINQEAWEKAQGPKAPSQWYFNPEEAIGGETWGELRSLPLSGHDKP, encoded by the exons GTGGAAGAGTGGTCGAGTCCCGGTACTTGCAGTATGAGAAGAAAACCACCAAAAAG GCTCCTGCAGCAGATGCATTAAAGGCCAGTGGGAAGATGCCTGAAGGTGGAAGAAAACCCAACCCACTCCAGAAGAGCAAAG ACAGCAGTGGAATTGGCAAAGGCGACCTGCAGTCTACCTTGCTGGAAGGGCACGGCACTGCCCCACCTGACCTGGATCTCTCGGCCATTAATG ACAAAAGTGTGGTCCGAAAGACTCCACAATTAGAAAAAACGATATCAAAGAAAGCTGAGTCATCATCATTTTCTGCCTCGAGGAAAAAGAGCCCA GATCTCTCCGAAGCGATGGAAATGATGGAATCCCAAACACTACTCCTGACTCTGCTGACCCTGAAG ATGGAAAGCGGTCTTGCTGCATTCgaagaaaaggcagaaaagaatTTATTAATTATGTGCAAAGAGAAGGAGAAGCTCCAGGAAAAAGCCCACGAGCTGAAGCGCCAATTTCTCCTGTGTCAGAGGAAGCGGGAGCTGGCAGATGTCCTGGACGCGCAG ATCGAGATGCTGAGCCCCTGTGAGGCCATAGCTGGCTGCTTTAAGGAACGATACAAGACGTTTGCGACGGCCCTGGACACCACGAGGCATGAACTGCCCGTGAGATCGGTCCACCTGGATGGAGACGGGCAGTGCTTCTTAG ACAAGTTGCAGGGGGAATTGATGACCACATGCCATCTGCTGGGAGAACTTGGCATCAGCAGCTCAGAAGAAAACGAGACGGCCTTGGACCTGCTGAGGGAACTCAAGGAAATGACCCAAGAGAAGGATCTGGAGCTCCAAAG GAGCTTTACCCACGTTATGGAACTCTCCGCCGAGGCGAGTAAAGAGGCAGCCTTAATCAACCAGGAGGCCTGGGAAAAGGCGCAGGGCCCCAAGGCCCCCAGCCAGTGGTATTTCAATCCTGAGGAGGCCATTGGTGGGGAAACTTGGGGAGAGCTAAGGAGCCTGCCCCTTTCGGGCCACGACAAGCCGTGA